One genomic window of Paenibacillus xylanilyticus includes the following:
- a CDS encoding phage tail protein, with protein MAILRIFDKSRNPIGVLPSAYDVQRQRRINSDYTLTFNIPMSSEEYRELIALKGHVQDERGQLYVINSRRRNREGKTLNAQVSCSHVMFKLADYKMPYSSYISEAYGIHISRLTDAISAATNGRFTFSIDDTFDLYDVKDWGRTNALEALNAVISMYVAEVDPDNFVIHLRKKIGGDFGHQYRINKNIVSSSYGDDGSALVTRMYAQMKDGRTWIGQPATILTADERARLAAIPGAIVNGVLQSNYLVSQYASAWATSDIAYYDGEIIEQNITDVAELVRKTRKALADNEVPALELSVSAADIHKIDASESTVALGDVVYCYDPEMGLANITSRVTELAEYPFDRDKHTQATVANVMTRDFSDIIADLDRAKRIVNDIMSAGTIRTEVFESFAKQAVIDVDASKTEVKYDTRGIILQDKNNALNQVVMTANGIVLTTDGGATARAAVTANGIIAERIIGQLGSFVSLLIGSGNNVTQINTNGIAAGHAVFNSAPFRVDMQGNTTMNRLTANSANIFESNLNASTWKDGYFSGNITALGEITGGTLTGALIRTAASGRRVELSASGFRSYDANGTTRVQILTSDNSSAAAIVLRDASGTSVGELNSYANNGTLTMYGNSIVIGSNNTANPIRLQGAVTFGGSVSGLNLQIANVSGLQSELQALWIAVNGKAPSGHTHTVSVPNHNHGNPDNATSGGGTFTTSSA; from the coding sequence ATCGCAATTTTACGTATATTCGATAAATCACGCAATCCCATCGGAGTCCTCCCGTCCGCATACGATGTCCAGCGTCAGCGCCGCATCAACTCGGATTACACGCTGACTTTTAACATTCCGATGTCTTCGGAGGAGTACCGCGAGCTCATAGCGCTAAAAGGCCACGTTCAAGACGAGCGCGGCCAACTTTACGTTATCAATTCGCGCAGACGTAATCGCGAAGGCAAGACGTTAAACGCGCAAGTATCATGTTCTCACGTTATGTTTAAGCTCGCGGACTATAAAATGCCGTACTCTTCGTATATTTCCGAGGCGTACGGCATTCATATTTCACGGCTTACTGACGCTATTAGCGCGGCCACTAACGGTAGATTTACGTTCTCAATCGATGATACATTCGACTTGTACGACGTGAAGGATTGGGGCCGCACGAACGCACTCGAAGCGCTAAACGCGGTAATATCGATGTACGTTGCGGAAGTCGATCCGGATAACTTCGTCATTCATTTGCGCAAGAAGATCGGCGGCGACTTCGGCCATCAATACCGGATTAATAAAAACATTGTATCCTCTTCGTACGGTGACGACGGCAGTGCGTTAGTTACCCGTATGTACGCGCAGATGAAAGACGGACGCACATGGATCGGACAGCCTGCGACCATTCTTACCGCAGATGAGCGCGCAAGGTTGGCGGCAATTCCCGGCGCGATCGTTAACGGCGTGCTGCAATCGAATTACCTCGTATCGCAATATGCCAGCGCCTGGGCTACGTCAGACATCGCGTATTATGACGGTGAGATTATAGAGCAAAATATTACGGATGTTGCGGAGCTAGTACGGAAGACGCGTAAGGCTCTCGCGGATAATGAGGTGCCTGCACTTGAGCTTTCCGTTAGCGCTGCGGACATTCACAAAATCGACGCGTCCGAATCGACCGTTGCGCTCGGTGACGTCGTGTACTGTTACGATCCGGAAATGGGACTCGCGAATATAACGTCCCGCGTAACGGAGCTGGCCGAGTATCCGTTCGATCGCGATAAGCACACGCAAGCAACAGTGGCTAACGTGATGACGCGGGATTTCAGCGACATCATTGCGGATCTCGACCGAGCCAAGCGGATTGTCAACGATATTATGAGCGCGGGAACGATTCGGACGGAGGTATTCGAGTCATTTGCGAAACAGGCGGTCATTGACGTCGACGCGTCCAAGACGGAGGTTAAATACGATACACGCGGTATCATTCTGCAGGATAAGAATAACGCGCTGAACCAGGTCGTCATGACTGCGAATGGAATCGTATTGACAACGGACGGAGGCGCAACAGCAAGGGCAGCGGTTACGGCTAACGGAATTATTGCGGAACGGATTATCGGGCAGCTCGGTTCCTTCGTGTCGTTACTCATCGGATCCGGAAACAATGTGACGCAGATTAATACGAACGGTATAGCGGCGGGCCATGCGGTGTTTAACTCTGCGCCTTTCCGCGTTGATATGCAGGGCAATACGACGATGAACCGTTTGACCGCGAACAGTGCGAATATATTCGAATCGAATCTTAACGCATCTACGTGGAAAGACGGATATTTCAGCGGGAATATTACGGCGCTCGGCGAGATTACTGGCGGTACGTTGACGGGCGCTCTAATCCGGACTGCTGCAAGTGGGCGGCGAGTTGAGCTAAGTGCGTCAGGCTTCCGGTCTTACGATGCGAATGGAACAACGCGCGTACAGATACTCACGTCGGATAACTCGTCCGCCGCTGCGATTGTATTACGGGATGCGAGCGGCACATCGGTTGGCGAACTCAATTCGTACGCGAATAACGGTACGCTGACTATGTACGGGAATAGTATCGTGATCGGATCGAATAATACCGCTAATCCTATACGTCTGCAGGGAGCGGTTACGTTTGGCGGATCGGTAAGCGGATTGAACTTGCAAATAGCCAATGTTAGTGGCTTACAGAGCGAGCTGCAGGCTCTCTGGATCGCAGTTAACGGCAAAGCTCCGTCTGGACATACGCATACTGTTTCAGTACCGAACCACAACCACGGTAACCCAGACAATGCTACATCTGGCGGTGGAACCTTCACAACCTCGTCCGCGTAA
- a CDS encoding right-handed parallel beta-helix repeat-containing protein, which translates to MAFNPQTINKELDMANLAKHNANYSAIKTELDAHDTHVAAQTAHGSTSAATAGKIMQRDSAGRAKVAAPSESDDIARKAEVDVVQTNLDAHGADSIAHLTSAEHTKLTGIADGAEVNQNAFAQVNNVVASAESDTLTIAGGTGITVSSNPTTKTLTVTATGDATPGAHGSSHNNDGADPIPDLVAIRAEFDMIRDEYGDQLKDTMQVANVKTGFGAVGDGVADDTAAFVAAFSSGSYIGIPPGTYKINQMTVPSSVKLLKGYGEVKLVPGDLVPAESAASWVTALGLSNAEISGISFEVDSETYPELRCLDLTLCINVLVERVHAIKGGGIAIYGAQCNYVTVRKCKIESFSVKGISFDGAQQSNNTIEDNVVIGTGLAHCISAQLGTQLKVTRNFCKNTATFGIGLYQVTDSIISDNTTLDTGKEGINIEDSSSVTISGNICKWTTGTGSETGTDFGISVFGNAVATQFNSVTNNTVVSPFASGIALADNVSFNLVSDNQVLNANQGSVANHAGILLYGADCLKNKVTGNNVTDTAGTHHNWGIAEYDFGTGSPMLNEITNNRVEGYAVADIKTTNTTTITAMNSKDLSGFRTYTPTVSASAGSVGAASATGHYLQIGKLVLFYARVTVSTNGSGAGALRVGLPFTAAMGSGSGKEIATSGRACTVEINADRNYAEVRVYDNSYPAANGSIVDIIGIFQIS; encoded by the coding sequence ATGGCATTTAATCCGCAAACGATTAACAAAGAGCTGGACATGGCTAACCTCGCGAAACATAATGCGAACTACTCCGCCATTAAAACGGAGCTTGACGCACATGATACTCACGTAGCCGCTCAAACTGCGCACGGGTCAACTTCGGCCGCAACCGCGGGCAAGATTATGCAACGAGATAGTGCGGGACGGGCGAAAGTAGCTGCGCCGAGTGAATCGGATGACATCGCGCGTAAAGCGGAAGTTGACGTGGTTCAGACGAACCTAGACGCGCACGGAGCGGACAGCATCGCGCATCTAACTAGCGCGGAGCACACGAAGCTGACTGGGATTGCCGACGGCGCAGAAGTGAACCAAAACGCATTTGCGCAAGTGAATAACGTTGTAGCTAGTGCGGAATCCGATACGCTGACTATCGCAGGTGGAACGGGCATCACGGTATCTTCGAACCCGACCACGAAGACTCTCACGGTTACGGCTACGGGAGATGCTACGCCGGGTGCGCACGGATCTTCGCACAATAACGACGGAGCCGATCCGATTCCGGATTTAGTCGCAATACGTGCGGAGTTTGATATGATTCGGGATGAGTACGGGGATCAGTTGAAAGATACGATGCAGGTTGCGAATGTTAAAACCGGATTCGGAGCAGTAGGCGATGGAGTTGCGGATGATACCGCGGCTTTCGTGGCGGCTTTTAGTTCGGGGAGTTACATCGGTATTCCGCCAGGTACGTACAAAATAAATCAGATGACGGTACCAAGTTCGGTTAAATTACTCAAGGGATACGGAGAGGTAAAGCTTGTTCCGGGGGATCTGGTCCCAGCAGAATCGGCAGCTTCGTGGGTTACCGCTCTTGGCTTAAGCAACGCTGAGATTAGCGGAATCAGTTTCGAGGTAGATAGTGAAACTTACCCTGAACTCCGTTGCTTGGACCTCACTCTATGTATAAACGTGCTCGTCGAACGAGTCCATGCTATCAAAGGCGGTGGAATAGCGATCTATGGCGCGCAATGTAATTATGTGACCGTGCGAAAGTGTAAGATCGAGTCGTTTTCGGTGAAGGGTATTTCCTTTGATGGCGCGCAGCAGTCTAACAACACCATTGAGGATAATGTGGTAATTGGGACCGGTCTTGCACACTGTATCTCTGCTCAGTTGGGTACTCAGCTAAAGGTTACCCGGAATTTCTGCAAAAATACTGCTACTTTCGGTATTGGTCTTTATCAGGTGACCGACAGTATTATCTCTGACAACACTACTCTGGATACAGGTAAGGAAGGAATCAATATCGAGGACAGTAGTTCTGTGACGATTTCAGGAAATATATGCAAGTGGACGACAGGCACAGGGAGTGAGACCGGCACCGATTTCGGTATCTCTGTCTTCGGTAACGCCGTAGCAACTCAGTTTAACTCCGTTACTAATAATACGGTCGTTAGTCCGTTCGCATCCGGAATAGCCCTGGCTGACAACGTTAGCTTCAACCTCGTATCGGACAATCAGGTATTAAACGCTAATCAAGGAAGCGTCGCGAACCATGCGGGTATCTTGCTCTACGGAGCAGACTGCCTAAAGAACAAAGTCACTGGCAATAACGTCACGGACACCGCGGGCACTCACCACAACTGGGGGATTGCAGAGTACGACTTCGGGACCGGTTCGCCCATGCTTAACGAAATTACCAACAACCGGGTTGAGGGGTATGCTGTAGCAGACATTAAGACAACGAACACTACTACAATTACCGCGATGAACAGCAAGGATCTTTCCGGTTTCCGTACGTACACTCCTACCGTTAGCGCCTCAGCTGGCTCAGTTGGAGCAGCGAGTGCAACCGGACACTATTTACAGATCGGCAAACTCGTTTTATTCTACGCACGGGTAACGGTCTCGACTAACGGATCAGGAGCGGGAGCTCTGCGTGTTGGTCTTCCGTTTACAGCGGCAATGGGCTCCGGTTCGGGTAAAGAGATCGCTACCTCTGGGAGAGCCTGCACCGTGGAAATCAACGCAGACAGGAATTACGCTGAGGTCCGGGTGTACGACAACTCTTACCCAGCCGCGAACGGATCAATCGTTGACATCATCGGAATTTTCCAAATCAGCTAA
- a CDS encoding phage tail domain-containing protein, giving the protein MTEWGMKINEIDLETIGFALTERSLPVLPETEDNTVKLAGSDGVLDFGSTFGPRVINVTLYCFAQDYHGALAKLAAMLSVHGPQIYVEFHDLPAKRYPVVYSGTLSVQATGSRTINLPLKMNDPWPQSLRDTTVNEYGQGLSYGQGYVYSDYAQFFNAAGAMPVRNEGTLPQSPVIKISGAFTNLTLSDGSQTIVINATSTASDTWEINCEKYTVKKNGVNAYGSSNGVFFALNPGTTTITVGGAGLAVSLAFVFRYKYLY; this is encoded by the coding sequence ATGACGGAATGGGGTATGAAGATAAACGAGATTGACCTCGAAACGATCGGCTTCGCTTTAACCGAGCGGAGCCTGCCCGTTCTTCCGGAAACGGAGGACAATACGGTTAAACTCGCGGGATCGGACGGCGTACTTGATTTCGGGTCTACGTTTGGACCGCGCGTAATTAACGTGACGCTTTATTGCTTTGCGCAGGATTACCACGGGGCGCTAGCGAAATTGGCGGCGATGCTGAGCGTACACGGACCGCAGATCTACGTTGAGTTTCACGACTTGCCCGCGAAGAGATATCCGGTAGTTTATAGCGGGACACTTTCTGTACAGGCAACCGGAAGTCGCACGATTAACCTTCCGCTTAAGATGAACGATCCGTGGCCGCAATCTTTACGTGATACCACGGTAAATGAATACGGTCAGGGGTTATCCTACGGACAGGGTTACGTATATTCGGATTACGCGCAATTCTTTAACGCGGCGGGTGCGATGCCGGTACGAAACGAGGGGACATTGCCGCAATCGCCCGTTATCAAAATTAGCGGCGCGTTTACGAATCTTACGCTATCTGACGGAAGCCAAACGATAGTAATTAACGCAACGAGTACCGCGTCCGATACGTGGGAAATCAATTGCGAAAAATATACGGTTAAGAAAAACGGAGTCAACGCCTACGGATCAAGTAACGGCGTCTTTTTTGCGTTGAATCCAGGAACAACGACGATTACGGTTGGAGGCGCGGGTCTTGCAGTATCGCTTGCGTTCGTCTTCCGTTACAAATACCTCTACTAA
- a CDS encoding phage tail tape measure protein: protein MGFKTNEIMAAMPGVLNLAAAGQMELARTADIASNILTGFQLEAGETSSVVDVMAKTMTNSNTNIEQLGYAMKYVAPIAANLGVSVEETSAAVAKLSDAGIQGEMAGTQLRAIMLRLASPTKDVAFVMKQLGVTVTDAAGNFLPFANIIGQFEKGFGKLTEAQRAQAAAIVAGQEAASGFLTLIKAGEGDLNAFTESLNNAGGTAAQIAETQMDTLNGAIQEMQSALEAVGITVGDNFAPVVRKAAEGISALLLGFNDMDPVLQNAIIAFATGATGALALATAIGVLSIALKGLTVSNPILLAISVTLGLVAAGVTALISSNSEAADAVRQHDEAQRSLNNTLSQSPLDRTVSEVQALQEQTAELNTILEERAQLQSRLNEIESLQEQGLGTPALLDEMIDINEQLADMDGKLRGLGYDGVEDATSKLDILNRTIEESTPALLKMQEAEIADVTAKYRQVEASEALLARYNELSSAQQLDDAQKQELASTVDQLRKKYPDLIRVMDESGQVRIQNIGIIDEHIAAERAFIDQSAEAVNAYVSNMEAMAKANLASVKAQISNYESLAKAMNAVGGIQSGPVKKTVTGIGGISVNPTFERMANGDSEILDGLYEKEVKAQQALLDISRAKESLSSGEAYAPAKGSSGISLKEDKSKKAAGKKAKSSKAKTGKSAAEVAKDLRDDAYNADLATIRYQAEMYDWSADQQIKAYEKLKKAHAQHLKETVEDSRTLNLQLKRLEEDSVKSRYDFSMTWIDKEERRMEDSGKSEVAIAEMKIAALTRVRDRYKKDSDEYKDADEKLYKARKELVKANEQAVADAYGASEKWIGKEERRMESAGKSELEITQMKIAAWTRVRDRHAKDSEYYEKAEDQLYNLRKKLVTETEKLADQLLKTEKTNIDAALKADLAAIEERKKAYVAEVDEKIAAIDALIAKEAEYNSDADYETQRSEKLARIDLLSSAVGPEGIQEREDLIKELARMELEHDRELRKRDLESQKAALQDEKDARNTAFDEEKSATQRQYDALNDAFENHADDVKFIEAAIAEFRTNANAEANATILASLDSFVTEYNAKMATLSTGIPSAGTNGDLAEYNANKDAWDAAKAKGDTAEMARLTARNEELRKLYGIDKDTGKLQQFAEGGVVQGPRGAAVPVIAHAGEIILNPEQIGNVFRMIASGPSDTVAAPTQVVNHIDMSVNDVTLADKADTETLYDERARAVQRLQTQGVKTR from the coding sequence TTGGGATTTAAGACAAACGAGATTATGGCGGCCATGCCTGGCGTACTTAATCTCGCGGCGGCGGGCCAGATGGAACTCGCGCGTACAGCGGATATCGCTTCGAACATTTTAACGGGATTCCAACTCGAAGCCGGCGAAACGAGCAGCGTCGTAGACGTTATGGCGAAGACGATGACGAACTCGAATACGAACATTGAGCAGCTTGGTTACGCGATGAAATACGTCGCACCGATCGCAGCTAACCTCGGAGTTAGCGTCGAAGAGACGTCCGCAGCCGTTGCGAAATTGTCTGACGCCGGTATCCAAGGCGAAATGGCCGGTACCCAACTTCGCGCAATCATGCTCAGACTCGCGAGCCCTACGAAAGACGTCGCGTTTGTTATGAAGCAGCTCGGCGTAACTGTAACGGATGCGGCCGGTAACTTCTTGCCATTCGCGAACATTATCGGTCAGTTCGAAAAGGGCTTCGGTAAATTAACGGAAGCTCAGCGTGCACAGGCGGCTGCCATCGTCGCAGGACAAGAGGCGGCTTCCGGATTCCTTACGCTGATTAAGGCGGGCGAGGGCGATCTTAACGCGTTTACCGAATCGCTTAATAACGCCGGTGGTACGGCAGCACAGATCGCAGAAACGCAAATGGATACGCTAAACGGCGCAATCCAAGAGATGCAATCCGCACTCGAAGCGGTCGGTATTACGGTCGGCGATAACTTTGCGCCAGTTGTTCGGAAGGCAGCCGAAGGTATCTCCGCTTTACTGCTCGGATTTAACGATATGGACCCGGTACTGCAGAACGCTATTATCGCGTTTGCAACCGGTGCAACGGGCGCGCTTGCACTTGCGACAGCCATCGGTGTACTGTCGATCGCGCTAAAAGGACTTACGGTCAGCAATCCGATATTGCTTGCGATTTCGGTAACGCTCGGACTTGTGGCTGCGGGAGTGACGGCGCTGATTTCGAGTAACAGCGAGGCGGCTGATGCCGTACGTCAGCATGATGAGGCACAGCGCTCGCTCAATAATACGCTGTCTCAATCGCCGCTCGACCGTACTGTTTCCGAAGTTCAGGCGTTACAGGAGCAGACTGCGGAGTTGAACACGATTCTTGAGGAGCGCGCGCAGTTACAATCGCGTCTGAACGAAATCGAATCGTTGCAAGAACAAGGACTCGGAACGCCTGCGCTTCTTGACGAGATGATCGACATTAACGAGCAGCTTGCGGATATGGACGGTAAACTGCGCGGACTCGGATATGACGGCGTGGAAGATGCTACAAGCAAGCTTGATATTTTAAATCGTACTATTGAAGAATCGACTCCGGCGTTGTTGAAGATGCAAGAGGCCGAGATTGCGGATGTTACCGCAAAATATCGACAAGTGGAAGCTTCGGAAGCACTACTCGCACGTTACAACGAACTATCCTCCGCACAACAACTTGATGACGCGCAAAAACAGGAATTAGCTAGCACAGTCGATCAATTACGTAAAAAGTACCCCGATCTTATCCGCGTAATGGACGAATCAGGTCAGGTGCGGATTCAGAATATCGGTATTATCGATGAGCACATCGCTGCTGAACGAGCTTTCATTGATCAGTCAGCGGAAGCTGTAAATGCCTATGTTAGTAATATGGAGGCAATGGCTAAGGCAAACTTGGCCTCAGTTAAGGCGCAGATCAGTAACTACGAGAGTCTAGCGAAGGCTATGAACGCTGTCGGAGGTATTCAGTCTGGCCCCGTGAAGAAGACCGTTACAGGCATCGGCGGCATAAGCGTTAACCCTACGTTTGAGAGGATGGCAAACGGAGATAGCGAGATACTTGATGGGCTATACGAGAAAGAAGTAAAGGCACAGCAGGCGTTACTCGACATCTCACGTGCGAAAGAATCGCTCTCTTCCGGAGAAGCATACGCTCCTGCTAAAGGTAGCTCCGGAATTAGTCTGAAAGAGGATAAATCAAAGAAAGCCGCCGGCAAGAAGGCAAAGTCCTCGAAGGCCAAAACCGGAAAGTCTGCCGCAGAGGTTGCGAAGGACCTACGGGATGACGCGTATAATGCTGATCTCGCAACTATTCGCTACCAAGCGGAGATGTACGACTGGTCAGCGGATCAGCAGATTAAAGCGTACGAGAAGCTTAAGAAAGCTCACGCGCAGCATCTCAAAGAAACGGTCGAGGATTCGCGCACACTCAATCTGCAGCTCAAGCGCTTGGAAGAAGACAGCGTCAAATCGCGCTATGACTTCTCGATGACGTGGATCGATAAAGAGGAGCGCCGCATGGAGGATTCCGGTAAGTCCGAAGTCGCCATCGCTGAAATGAAGATCGCCGCGCTTACTCGGGTACGTGACCGTTATAAGAAGGATTCCGACGAATATAAGGACGCGGATGAGAAGCTGTACAAAGCGCGTAAGGAACTCGTTAAGGCGAACGAACAAGCGGTAGCTGATGCGTATGGCGCGTCCGAAAAGTGGATCGGCAAGGAAGAACGCCGCATGGAATCCGCAGGCAAATCGGAACTTGAAATCACGCAGATGAAGATCGCAGCCTGGACGCGAGTACGCGACCGTCACGCTAAGGATTCGGAGTATTACGAAAAGGCGGAGGACCAGCTTTATAACCTGCGCAAGAAGCTCGTCACCGAAACGGAGAAACTGGCAGATCAGCTCCTGAAAACGGAGAAGACGAATATTGATGCCGCGTTAAAGGCCGATCTCGCTGCGATTGAGGAGCGTAAGAAGGCGTACGTTGCGGAAGTCGACGAGAAGATTGCGGCGATTGACGCATTGATTGCGAAGGAAGCCGAGTACAATTCTGACGCGGACTATGAGACGCAACGTTCCGAAAAGCTGGCGCGCATTGACTTGCTATCATCCGCTGTCGGTCCGGAAGGTATCCAGGAACGCGAAGACTTGATCAAAGAGCTTGCGCGCATGGAACTCGAACACGATCGCGAACTTCGCAAACGGGATCTCGAATCGCAGAAGGCCGCGCTCCAGGACGAAAAGGACGCACGCAATACGGCTTTTGACGAAGAGAAGTCCGCAACACAGCGACAGTACGACGCGCTTAACGATGCGTTCGAGAATCACGCAGATGACGTTAAGTTTATCGAAGCGGCCATCGCGGAGTTCCGTACGAATGCTAACGCGGAAGCTAACGCAACAATCCTCGCGTCACTTGATTCGTTTGTCACCGAGTATAACGCAAAGATGGCTACGTTGAGTACTGGCATTCCTTCCGCTGGGACTAACGGGGACCTCGCCGAATACAACGCGAATAAAGACGCATGGGACGCGGCTAAGGCGAAAGGTGATACGGCTGAGATGGCGCGTCTGACCGCACGTAACGAGGAATTGCGTAAGCTTTACGGCATCGACAAGGATACCGGTAAGCTACAGCAATTTGCGGAAGGTGGCGTTGTCCAAGGTCCGAGAGGTGCGGCGGTACCTGTAATCGCGCATGCTGGCGAGATAATCCTTAATCCGGAGCAGATCGGCAATGTCTTCCGTATGATCGCGTCCGGTCCATCAGATACTGTCGCGGCACCAACGCAAGTCGTTAACCACATCGATATGTCCGTTAATGACGTTACTCTCGCGGATAAGGCGGATACCGAAACGTTGTACGACGAGAGAGCACGCGCAGTCCAACGATTACAGACGCAGGGGGTGAAGACGCGCTAA
- a CDS encoding phage tail tape measure protein, whose product MIAISTVDVGGIRATITADVSGYNQAIDRAKTKAKELGDAGKAASSSFSALNTRLSEVGASAAQIEKINASLRKANPELLRKQIEAVTAEMKRLGASSTEITKITNELEKNAKSANGASAEVKQLGLAYAALSAAMAVVITKAIQTAATFEQSMAKVKAISGATGEEFEKLRQQSIDLGATTVFTSSQAADAQSFLAMA is encoded by the coding sequence GTGATAGCGATTAGTACGGTAGATGTCGGAGGAATACGCGCAACGATTACGGCAGACGTCAGCGGTTATAACCAAGCGATCGACCGCGCAAAAACGAAAGCGAAGGAACTCGGGGATGCCGGCAAAGCTGCGTCCTCTTCTTTCTCTGCGCTGAATACGCGGCTGTCCGAAGTAGGCGCTTCGGCCGCACAAATCGAGAAGATAAACGCGAGCTTACGGAAGGCTAATCCGGAGCTCTTGCGTAAACAGATCGAAGCGGTCACCGCGGAGATGAAGCGTTTAGGCGCGAGTAGCACGGAGATTACGAAGATTACCAACGAGCTCGAAAAGAACGCGAAGTCGGCGAACGGTGCGAGTGCGGAGGTTAAGCAGCTAGGACTTGCGTATGCTGCGTTGTCGGCTGCGATGGCTGTCGTCATTACGAAGGCGATACAGACCGCGGCTACTTTCGAGCAATCTATGGCGAAGGTTAAGGCGATATCAGGCGCGACGGGCGAAGAGTTCGAAAAGCTACGTCAGCAATCGATTGACCTCGGTGCGACAACGGTATTTACGTCAAGCCAGGCGGCTGACGCTCAGAGCTTTTTAGCAATGGCTTAA
- a CDS encoding minor capsid protein — MAILGVPDITAYLRVAVPFTYVANEFASGNPDDCAYVRMSGGYEPSEWTSKRRPAFQVLVRAKSPAKATQIADAIYEDLASKGEFYFGSTRIVKSRANQSSPIYLGKDTNDRTMFSLNFTLTTI, encoded by the coding sequence ATGGCGATTCTAGGAGTGCCGGATATCACGGCTTATTTGCGCGTGGCTGTCCCGTTTACTTACGTTGCTAACGAGTTCGCGTCAGGCAATCCGGACGACTGCGCCTATGTACGTATGAGTGGTGGATATGAGCCGAGCGAATGGACGAGTAAGCGGAGGCCAGCGTTTCAAGTGTTAGTGCGCGCTAAGTCTCCGGCAAAAGCTACGCAAATAGCTGACGCGATATACGAGGACCTGGCGAGTAAAGGCGAGTTTTACTTCGGAAGCACACGCATAGTTAAATCTCGCGCTAACCAGTCGTCTCCGATTTATCTCGGCAAAGACACGAATGATCGAACGATGTTTTCCCTTAATTTCACACTGACAACAATCTAG